A window of the Scophthalmus maximus strain ysfricsl-2021 chromosome 8, ASM2237912v1, whole genome shotgun sequence genome harbors these coding sequences:
- the LOC118313164 gene encoding phosphofurin acidic cluster sorting protein 1-like isoform X2 encodes MAASADRGGVRGAAFPPSPVVVAAADHAVVSGSGAALEPVPMNLFASWEIDRSSPSCVPRLCNLTLKRLLVLRKLDRELSSVVIAVKIQGSKRTLRSNEYLLPPDGVMVTDLELTFSLQYPHFLKRDSNRLHVLLQRRKQYKNRTILGYKTLAVGVINMAEVMQHPTDGAHILGLHSNLKDASVRAAELSVLSLSSQPIEQEDTSGHHGKQTKASDRSPDMENYWEDDDDSFSSEQEGSDDAHPPQDIYNDDDDVQGKMKKSCGKMSRTTSLTQPNFKQKFVALMKRFKVTDEVLDSDPVGQSQETEDDLDLLYDGLDVYDPSDSGAELDDNDSVLSTPKPKLRPFFEGVPQTEVSSLHPQRSQRDRAAVVTELLEEHRGEEARPGEVEDDVAMGTDSGPAAKLSKTGSRTRMSPSKTGSQASRPPRSVSMKDRQNSRGTDRTSSVDSETSCDLRSLPPQVVRKSVLDQLNQFLFSDHQLPDSIVLINTTDWQGQYLSERLYDLPVVCTVSPADVTAAFSAVMSRLQRFCNCNSQTPPPVKVAVGGDQSYLSTVLGCFVEQLASKTPDWLNYVRFLVVPVGAHPLAKYLSSLDAKFNSLFMDAGWRELFARVEPPPLDPVDVAARVSQYLSGAASSHLCPISEAMITCKHKSPDDDSCQKFVPFIALVNVGVVEQNFLSTSVDSDDIILGSPPSQSGAAISITSTPPPSPSTSCPGEVMGLQVDYWSSQGGGGGGGGGGERRKEVGMKNTLKNNFRSLQVSRISGGEMMSMTVVTKEKNKKVMFLSKKMKEKEAESRSQVIEGISRLICTSKHQHTLRVCVLVSIDGVEWSDVKFFQLAAQWPTHVKHFPVGIFSYNKP; translated from the exons ATGGCAGCGTCTGCGGACAGAGGAGGAGTCCGGGGGGCCGCTTTCCCTCCGAGcccggtggtggtggcggcggcagaCCACGCGGTGGTGTCCGGGTCCGGTGCTGCCCTGGAGCCGGTGCCGATGAACCTGTTTGCCAGCTGGGAGATCGACCGGTCCTCTCCGAGCTGCGTGCCCAG GTTGTGCAATCTGACTCTGAAGAGGCTCTTGGTTCTGAGGAAGTTGGACCGAGAGCTCAGCTCCGTCGTCATCGCTGTGAAGATCcag GGCTCGAAACGAACTCTGAGATCTAACGAGTATCTTCTTCCTCCGGACGGCGTCATGGTAACAGACCTGGAACTCACCTTCTCACTGCAG tatccTCACTTCCTGAAGCGAGATTCAAACCGTCTGCACGTGCTGCTGCAGAGAAGGAAGCAATACAAGAACCGAACCATCCTGGGCTACAAAACCCTCGCGGTGGGCGTCATCAACATGGCCGAG GTGATGCAGCATCCGACAGACGGAGCTCACATCCTCGGTCTCCATAGCAACCTGAAGGATGCTTCTGTGCGTGCAGCGGAGTTGagcgtcctctctctctccagccagCCAATCGAGCAGGAGGACACAAGTGGTCACCATGGCAAACAGACCAAGGCCTCAG aTCGCTCTCCTGACATGGAAAACTACTGGGAGGACGACGATGACAGCTTCTCCTCCGAACAGGAAGGAAGTGATGACGCACATCCGCCTCAG GACATATacaatgacgatgatgacgttCAGGGAAAGATGAAGAAGTCTTGCGGGAAAATGAGCCGAACAACGTCCCTGACGCAG CCGAACTTCAAGCAGAAGTTTGTGGCTCTGATGAAGAGATTCAAAGTGACGGACGAG GTTCTGGACTCGGACCCGGTGGGTCAGAGTCAGGAGACGGAGGATGACCTGGACCTGCTGTACGACGGTCTGGACGTGTACGACCCGAGTGACAGCGGCGCCGAGCTGGACGACAACGACAGCGTCCTGAGCACGCCCAAACCCAAACTCAg GCCGTTCTTCGAGGGCGTCCCTCAGACGGAGGTCAGCAGCCTCCACCCTCAGAGaagccagagagacagagctgcagtc GTgacggagctgctggaggagcacagaggggaggaggccCGGCCCGGG GAAGTTGAGGATGATGTTGCCATGGGAACAGATTCAGGCCCGGCCGCAAAACTCTCTAAAACTGGGTCCCGGACACGCATGTCaccaag TAAGACAGGAAGTCAGGCGTCTCGCCCTCCGCGGAGCGTGTCCATGAAGGACAGACAGAATTCCAGAGGGACGGACAGAACCAGCAGCGTGGACAGTGAGACGTCATGTGACCTCAGgtcacttcctcctcag GTCGTCAGGAAGTCGGTGTTGGATCAATTGAACCAGTTCCTGTTCTCTGACCATCAACTTCCTGATTCTATCGTCCTGATCAACACCACAGACTGGCAGGGacag tatcTGTCGGAGCGTCTCTACGATCTTCCTGTCGTCTGCACCGTGTCACCAGCCGACGTCACCGCCGCCTTCAGCGCCGTCATGTCTCGCCTTCAGAGATT CTGTAACTGTAACTCCCAGACTCCGCCTCCCGTGAAGGTAGCGGTGGGCGGAGACCAGAGTTACCTCAGCACCGTCCTCGGCTGCTTTGTGGAGCAGCTGGCCAGCAAGACGCCTGATTGGCTGAACTACGTCCGCTTCCTGGTCGTCCCCGTCG GAGCCCACCCACTCGCCAAGTACCTGTCGTCCCTGGACGCTAAGTTCAACAGCCTGTTCATGGACGCCGGCTGGAGGGAGCTGTTCGCCCGAGTGGAGCCCCCCCCACTCG ATCCTGTTGATGTAGCAGCTCGAGTGTCTCAGTATCTTAGCGGAGCGGCGTCATCGCACCTGTGTCCGATCTCTGAGGCCATGATCACCTGCAAACACAAGAG CCCCGACGACGACTCGTGTCAGAAGTTCGTTCCGTTCATCGCC CTGGTGAACGTCGGCGTCGTGGAGCAGAACTTCCTGTCCACCTCAG TGGACTCTGATGACATCATACTGGGATCTCCTCCCTCCCAATCAGGAGCAGCGATCAGCAtcacctccacacctcccccctccccctccaccag cTGTCCAGGGGAGGTGATGGGTTTGCAGGTGGACTACTGGAGCagtcagggaggaggaggaggaggaggaggaggaggggagcggagGAAGGAGGTCGGGATGAAGAACACGCTGAAGAACAACTTCCGCTCACTGCAGGTGTCGAGGATCAGTGGAGGAGAAATGATGAGCATGACGGTGGTGACgaaagagaagaacaagaagg ttatgTTCCTCAgtaagaagatgaaggagaaggaggcggagTCGAGGAGTCAGGTGATTGAAGGAATCAGCAGGTTGATCTGTACGtccaaacaccaacacacactgagag TGTGTGTCTTAGTGTCTATAGACGGAGTCGAGTGGAGCGATGTGAAGTTCTTCCAACTCGCTGCTCAGTGGCCGACTCACGTCAAACACTTTCCTGTCGGGATCTTCAGCTACAACAAACCCTGA
- the LOC118313164 gene encoding phosphofurin acidic cluster sorting protein 1-like isoform X5, with translation MAASADRGGVRGAAFPPSPVVVAAADHAVVSGSGAALEPVPMNLFASWEIDRSSPSCVPRLCNLTLKRLLVLRKLDRELSSVVIAVKIQGSKRTLRSNEYLLPPDGVMVTDLELTFSLQYPHFLKRDSNRLHVLLQRRKQYKNRTILGYKTLAVGVINMAEVMQHPTDGAHILGLHSNLKDASVRAAELSVLSLSSQPIEQEDTSGHHGKQTKASDRSPDMENYWEDDDDSFSSEQEGSDDAHPPQDIYNDDDDVQGKMKKSCGKMSRTTSLTQQPNFKQKFVALMKRFKVTDEVLDSDPVGQSQETEDDLDLLYDGLDVYDPSDSGAELDDNDSVLSTPKPKLRPFFEGVPQTEVSSLHPQRSQRDRAAVVTELLEEHRGEEARPGEVEDDVAMGTDSGPAAKLSKTGSRTRMSPSKTGSQASRPPRSVSMKDRQNSRGTDRTSSVDSETSCDLRSLPPQVVRKSVLDQLNQFLFSDHQLPDSIVLINTTDWQGQTPPPVKVAVGGDQSYLSTVLGCFVEQLASKTPDWLNYVRFLVVPVGAHPLAKYLSSLDAKFNSLFMDAGWRELFARVEPPPLDPVDVAARVSQYLSGAASSHLCPISEAMITCKHKSPDDDSCQKFVPFIALVNVGVVEQNFLSTSVDSDDIILGSPPSQSGAAISITSTPPPSPSTSCPGEVMGLQVDYWSSQGGGGGGGGGGERRKEVGMKNTLKNNFRSLQVSRISGGEMMSMTVVTKEKNKKVMFLSKKMKEKEAESRSQVIEGISRLICTSKHQHTLRVCVLVSIDGVEWSDVKFFQLAAQWPTHVKHFPVGIFSYNKP, from the exons ATGGCAGCGTCTGCGGACAGAGGAGGAGTCCGGGGGGCCGCTTTCCCTCCGAGcccggtggtggtggcggcggcagaCCACGCGGTGGTGTCCGGGTCCGGTGCTGCCCTGGAGCCGGTGCCGATGAACCTGTTTGCCAGCTGGGAGATCGACCGGTCCTCTCCGAGCTGCGTGCCCAG GTTGTGCAATCTGACTCTGAAGAGGCTCTTGGTTCTGAGGAAGTTGGACCGAGAGCTCAGCTCCGTCGTCATCGCTGTGAAGATCcag GGCTCGAAACGAACTCTGAGATCTAACGAGTATCTTCTTCCTCCGGACGGCGTCATGGTAACAGACCTGGAACTCACCTTCTCACTGCAG tatccTCACTTCCTGAAGCGAGATTCAAACCGTCTGCACGTGCTGCTGCAGAGAAGGAAGCAATACAAGAACCGAACCATCCTGGGCTACAAAACCCTCGCGGTGGGCGTCATCAACATGGCCGAG GTGATGCAGCATCCGACAGACGGAGCTCACATCCTCGGTCTCCATAGCAACCTGAAGGATGCTTCTGTGCGTGCAGCGGAGTTGagcgtcctctctctctccagccagCCAATCGAGCAGGAGGACACAAGTGGTCACCATGGCAAACAGACCAAGGCCTCAG aTCGCTCTCCTGACATGGAAAACTACTGGGAGGACGACGATGACAGCTTCTCCTCCGAACAGGAAGGAAGTGATGACGCACATCCGCCTCAG GACATATacaatgacgatgatgacgttCAGGGAAAGATGAAGAAGTCTTGCGGGAAAATGAGCCGAACAACGTCCCTGACGCAG CAGCCGAACTTCAAGCAGAAGTTTGTGGCTCTGATGAAGAGATTCAAAGTGACGGACGAG GTTCTGGACTCGGACCCGGTGGGTCAGAGTCAGGAGACGGAGGATGACCTGGACCTGCTGTACGACGGTCTGGACGTGTACGACCCGAGTGACAGCGGCGCCGAGCTGGACGACAACGACAGCGTCCTGAGCACGCCCAAACCCAAACTCAg GCCGTTCTTCGAGGGCGTCCCTCAGACGGAGGTCAGCAGCCTCCACCCTCAGAGaagccagagagacagagctgcagtc GTgacggagctgctggaggagcacagaggggaggaggccCGGCCCGGG GAAGTTGAGGATGATGTTGCCATGGGAACAGATTCAGGCCCGGCCGCAAAACTCTCTAAAACTGGGTCCCGGACACGCATGTCaccaag TAAGACAGGAAGTCAGGCGTCTCGCCCTCCGCGGAGCGTGTCCATGAAGGACAGACAGAATTCCAGAGGGACGGACAGAACCAGCAGCGTGGACAGTGAGACGTCATGTGACCTCAGgtcacttcctcctcag GTCGTCAGGAAGTCGGTGTTGGATCAATTGAACCAGTTCCTGTTCTCTGACCATCAACTTCCTGATTCTATCGTCCTGATCAACACCACAGACTGGCAGGGacag ACTCCGCCTCCCGTGAAGGTAGCGGTGGGCGGAGACCAGAGTTACCTCAGCACCGTCCTCGGCTGCTTTGTGGAGCAGCTGGCCAGCAAGACGCCTGATTGGCTGAACTACGTCCGCTTCCTGGTCGTCCCCGTCG GAGCCCACCCACTCGCCAAGTACCTGTCGTCCCTGGACGCTAAGTTCAACAGCCTGTTCATGGACGCCGGCTGGAGGGAGCTGTTCGCCCGAGTGGAGCCCCCCCCACTCG ATCCTGTTGATGTAGCAGCTCGAGTGTCTCAGTATCTTAGCGGAGCGGCGTCATCGCACCTGTGTCCGATCTCTGAGGCCATGATCACCTGCAAACACAAGAG CCCCGACGACGACTCGTGTCAGAAGTTCGTTCCGTTCATCGCC CTGGTGAACGTCGGCGTCGTGGAGCAGAACTTCCTGTCCACCTCAG TGGACTCTGATGACATCATACTGGGATCTCCTCCCTCCCAATCAGGAGCAGCGATCAGCAtcacctccacacctcccccctccccctccaccag cTGTCCAGGGGAGGTGATGGGTTTGCAGGTGGACTACTGGAGCagtcagggaggaggaggaggaggaggaggaggaggggagcggagGAAGGAGGTCGGGATGAAGAACACGCTGAAGAACAACTTCCGCTCACTGCAGGTGTCGAGGATCAGTGGAGGAGAAATGATGAGCATGACGGTGGTGACgaaagagaagaacaagaagg ttatgTTCCTCAgtaagaagatgaaggagaaggaggcggagTCGAGGAGTCAGGTGATTGAAGGAATCAGCAGGTTGATCTGTACGtccaaacaccaacacacactgagag TGTGTGTCTTAGTGTCTATAGACGGAGTCGAGTGGAGCGATGTGAAGTTCTTCCAACTCGCTGCTCAGTGGCCGACTCACGTCAAACACTTTCCTGTCGGGATCTTCAGCTACAACAAACCCTGA
- the LOC118313164 gene encoding phosphofurin acidic cluster sorting protein 1-like isoform X4, translating to MAASADRGGVRGAAFPPSPVVVAAADHAVVSGSGAALEPVPMNLFASWEIDRSSPSCVPRLCNLTLKRLLVLRKLDRELSSVVIAVKIQGSKRTLRSNEYLLPPDGVMVTDLELTFSLQYPHFLKRDSNRLHVLLQRRKQYKNRTILGYKTLAVGVINMAEVMQHPTDGAHILGLHSNLKDASVRAAELSVLSLSSQPIEQEDTSGHHGKQTKASDRSPDMENYWEDDDDSFSSEQEGSDDAHPPQDIYNDDDDVQGKMKKSCGKMSRTTSLTQQPNFKQKFVALMKRFKVTDEVLDSDPVGQSQETEDDLDLLYDGLDVYDPSDSGAELDDNDSVLSTPKPKLRPFFEGVPQTEVSSLHPQRSQRDRAAVVTELLEEHRGEEARPGEVEDDVAMGTDSGPAAKLSKTGSRTRMSPSKTGSQASRPPRSVSMKDRQNSRGTDRTSSVDSETSCDLRSLPPQVVRKSVLDQLNQFLFSDHQLPDSIVLINTTDWQGQYLSERLYDLPVVCTVSPADVTAAFSAVMSRLQRFCNCNSQTPPPVKVAVGGDQSYLSTVLGCFVEQLASKTPDWLNYVRFLVVPVGAHPLAKYLSSLDAKFNSLFMDAGWRELFARVEPPPLDPVDVAARVSQYLSGAASSHLCPISEAMITCKHKSPDDDSCQKFVPFIALVNVGVVEQNFLSTSVDSDDIILGSPPSQSGAAISITSTPPPSPSTSCPGEVMGLQVDYWSSQGGGGGGGGGGERRKEVGMKNTLKNNFRSLQVSRISGGEMMSMTVVTKEKNKKVMFLSKKMKEKEAESRSQVIEGISRLICTSKHQHTLRDGVEWSDVKFFQLAAQWPTHVKHFPVGIFSYNKP from the exons ATGGCAGCGTCTGCGGACAGAGGAGGAGTCCGGGGGGCCGCTTTCCCTCCGAGcccggtggtggtggcggcggcagaCCACGCGGTGGTGTCCGGGTCCGGTGCTGCCCTGGAGCCGGTGCCGATGAACCTGTTTGCCAGCTGGGAGATCGACCGGTCCTCTCCGAGCTGCGTGCCCAG GTTGTGCAATCTGACTCTGAAGAGGCTCTTGGTTCTGAGGAAGTTGGACCGAGAGCTCAGCTCCGTCGTCATCGCTGTGAAGATCcag GGCTCGAAACGAACTCTGAGATCTAACGAGTATCTTCTTCCTCCGGACGGCGTCATGGTAACAGACCTGGAACTCACCTTCTCACTGCAG tatccTCACTTCCTGAAGCGAGATTCAAACCGTCTGCACGTGCTGCTGCAGAGAAGGAAGCAATACAAGAACCGAACCATCCTGGGCTACAAAACCCTCGCGGTGGGCGTCATCAACATGGCCGAG GTGATGCAGCATCCGACAGACGGAGCTCACATCCTCGGTCTCCATAGCAACCTGAAGGATGCTTCTGTGCGTGCAGCGGAGTTGagcgtcctctctctctccagccagCCAATCGAGCAGGAGGACACAAGTGGTCACCATGGCAAACAGACCAAGGCCTCAG aTCGCTCTCCTGACATGGAAAACTACTGGGAGGACGACGATGACAGCTTCTCCTCCGAACAGGAAGGAAGTGATGACGCACATCCGCCTCAG GACATATacaatgacgatgatgacgttCAGGGAAAGATGAAGAAGTCTTGCGGGAAAATGAGCCGAACAACGTCCCTGACGCAG CAGCCGAACTTCAAGCAGAAGTTTGTGGCTCTGATGAAGAGATTCAAAGTGACGGACGAG GTTCTGGACTCGGACCCGGTGGGTCAGAGTCAGGAGACGGAGGATGACCTGGACCTGCTGTACGACGGTCTGGACGTGTACGACCCGAGTGACAGCGGCGCCGAGCTGGACGACAACGACAGCGTCCTGAGCACGCCCAAACCCAAACTCAg GCCGTTCTTCGAGGGCGTCCCTCAGACGGAGGTCAGCAGCCTCCACCCTCAGAGaagccagagagacagagctgcagtc GTgacggagctgctggaggagcacagaggggaggaggccCGGCCCGGG GAAGTTGAGGATGATGTTGCCATGGGAACAGATTCAGGCCCGGCCGCAAAACTCTCTAAAACTGGGTCCCGGACACGCATGTCaccaag TAAGACAGGAAGTCAGGCGTCTCGCCCTCCGCGGAGCGTGTCCATGAAGGACAGACAGAATTCCAGAGGGACGGACAGAACCAGCAGCGTGGACAGTGAGACGTCATGTGACCTCAGgtcacttcctcctcag GTCGTCAGGAAGTCGGTGTTGGATCAATTGAACCAGTTCCTGTTCTCTGACCATCAACTTCCTGATTCTATCGTCCTGATCAACACCACAGACTGGCAGGGacag tatcTGTCGGAGCGTCTCTACGATCTTCCTGTCGTCTGCACCGTGTCACCAGCCGACGTCACCGCCGCCTTCAGCGCCGTCATGTCTCGCCTTCAGAGATT CTGTAACTGTAACTCCCAGACTCCGCCTCCCGTGAAGGTAGCGGTGGGCGGAGACCAGAGTTACCTCAGCACCGTCCTCGGCTGCTTTGTGGAGCAGCTGGCCAGCAAGACGCCTGATTGGCTGAACTACGTCCGCTTCCTGGTCGTCCCCGTCG GAGCCCACCCACTCGCCAAGTACCTGTCGTCCCTGGACGCTAAGTTCAACAGCCTGTTCATGGACGCCGGCTGGAGGGAGCTGTTCGCCCGAGTGGAGCCCCCCCCACTCG ATCCTGTTGATGTAGCAGCTCGAGTGTCTCAGTATCTTAGCGGAGCGGCGTCATCGCACCTGTGTCCGATCTCTGAGGCCATGATCACCTGCAAACACAAGAG CCCCGACGACGACTCGTGTCAGAAGTTCGTTCCGTTCATCGCC CTGGTGAACGTCGGCGTCGTGGAGCAGAACTTCCTGTCCACCTCAG TGGACTCTGATGACATCATACTGGGATCTCCTCCCTCCCAATCAGGAGCAGCGATCAGCAtcacctccacacctcccccctccccctccaccag cTGTCCAGGGGAGGTGATGGGTTTGCAGGTGGACTACTGGAGCagtcagggaggaggaggaggaggaggaggaggaggggagcggagGAAGGAGGTCGGGATGAAGAACACGCTGAAGAACAACTTCCGCTCACTGCAGGTGTCGAGGATCAGTGGAGGAGAAATGATGAGCATGACGGTGGTGACgaaagagaagaacaagaagg ttatgTTCCTCAgtaagaagatgaaggagaaggaggcggagTCGAGGAGTCAGGTGATTGAAGGAATCAGCAGGTTGATCTGTACGtccaaacaccaacacacactgagag ACGGAGTCGAGTGGAGCGATGTGAAGTTCTTCCAACTCGCTGCTCAGTGGCCGACTCACGTCAAACACTTTCCTGTCGGGATCTTCAGCTACAACAAACCCTGA
- the LOC118313164 gene encoding phosphofurin acidic cluster sorting protein 1-like isoform X3, giving the protein MAASADRGGVRGAAFPPSPVVVAAADHAVVSGSGAALEPVPMNLFASWEIDRSSPSCVPRLCNLTLKRLLVLRKLDRELSSVVIAVKIQGSKRTLRSNEYLLPPDGVMVTDLELTFSLQYPHFLKRDSNRLHVLLQRRKQYKNRTILGYKTLAVGVINMAEVMQHPTDGAHILGLHSNLKDASVRAAELSVLSLSSQPIEQEDTSGHHGKQTKASDRSPDMENYWEDDDDSFSSEQEGSDDAHPPQDIYNDDDDVQGKMKKSCGKMSRTTSLTQQPNFKQKFVALMKRFKVTDEVLDSDPVGQSQETEDDLDLLYDGLDVYDPSDSGAELDDNDSVLSTPKPKLRPFFEGVPQTEVSSLHPQRSQRDRAAVVTELLEEHRGEEARPGEVEDDVAMGTDSGPAAKLSKTGSRTRMSPSKTGSQASRPPRSVSMKDRQNSRGTDRTSSVDSETSCDLRSLPPQVVRKSVLDQLNQFLFSDHQLPDSIVLINTTDWQGQYLSERLYDLPVVCTVSPADVTAAFSAVMSRLQRFCNCNSQTPPPVKVAVGGDQSYLSTVLGCFVEQLASKTPDWLNYVRFLVVPVGAHPLAKYLSSLDAKFNSLFMDAGWRELFARVEPPPLDPVDVAARVSQYLSGAASSHLCPISEAMITCKHKSPDDDSCQKFVPFIALVNVGVVEQNFLSTSVDSDDIILGSPPSQSGAAISITSTPPPSPSTSCPGEVMGLQVDYWSSQGGGGGGGGGGERRKEVGMKNTLKNNFRSLQVSRISGGEMMSMTVVTKEKNKKVMFLSKKMKEKEAESRSQVIEGISRLICTSKHQHTLRVSIDGVEWSDVKFFQLAAQWPTHVKHFPVGIFSYNKP; this is encoded by the exons ATGGCAGCGTCTGCGGACAGAGGAGGAGTCCGGGGGGCCGCTTTCCCTCCGAGcccggtggtggtggcggcggcagaCCACGCGGTGGTGTCCGGGTCCGGTGCTGCCCTGGAGCCGGTGCCGATGAACCTGTTTGCCAGCTGGGAGATCGACCGGTCCTCTCCGAGCTGCGTGCCCAG GTTGTGCAATCTGACTCTGAAGAGGCTCTTGGTTCTGAGGAAGTTGGACCGAGAGCTCAGCTCCGTCGTCATCGCTGTGAAGATCcag GGCTCGAAACGAACTCTGAGATCTAACGAGTATCTTCTTCCTCCGGACGGCGTCATGGTAACAGACCTGGAACTCACCTTCTCACTGCAG tatccTCACTTCCTGAAGCGAGATTCAAACCGTCTGCACGTGCTGCTGCAGAGAAGGAAGCAATACAAGAACCGAACCATCCTGGGCTACAAAACCCTCGCGGTGGGCGTCATCAACATGGCCGAG GTGATGCAGCATCCGACAGACGGAGCTCACATCCTCGGTCTCCATAGCAACCTGAAGGATGCTTCTGTGCGTGCAGCGGAGTTGagcgtcctctctctctccagccagCCAATCGAGCAGGAGGACACAAGTGGTCACCATGGCAAACAGACCAAGGCCTCAG aTCGCTCTCCTGACATGGAAAACTACTGGGAGGACGACGATGACAGCTTCTCCTCCGAACAGGAAGGAAGTGATGACGCACATCCGCCTCAG GACATATacaatgacgatgatgacgttCAGGGAAAGATGAAGAAGTCTTGCGGGAAAATGAGCCGAACAACGTCCCTGACGCAG CAGCCGAACTTCAAGCAGAAGTTTGTGGCTCTGATGAAGAGATTCAAAGTGACGGACGAG GTTCTGGACTCGGACCCGGTGGGTCAGAGTCAGGAGACGGAGGATGACCTGGACCTGCTGTACGACGGTCTGGACGTGTACGACCCGAGTGACAGCGGCGCCGAGCTGGACGACAACGACAGCGTCCTGAGCACGCCCAAACCCAAACTCAg GCCGTTCTTCGAGGGCGTCCCTCAGACGGAGGTCAGCAGCCTCCACCCTCAGAGaagccagagagacagagctgcagtc GTgacggagctgctggaggagcacagaggggaggaggccCGGCCCGGG GAAGTTGAGGATGATGTTGCCATGGGAACAGATTCAGGCCCGGCCGCAAAACTCTCTAAAACTGGGTCCCGGACACGCATGTCaccaag TAAGACAGGAAGTCAGGCGTCTCGCCCTCCGCGGAGCGTGTCCATGAAGGACAGACAGAATTCCAGAGGGACGGACAGAACCAGCAGCGTGGACAGTGAGACGTCATGTGACCTCAGgtcacttcctcctcag GTCGTCAGGAAGTCGGTGTTGGATCAATTGAACCAGTTCCTGTTCTCTGACCATCAACTTCCTGATTCTATCGTCCTGATCAACACCACAGACTGGCAGGGacag tatcTGTCGGAGCGTCTCTACGATCTTCCTGTCGTCTGCACCGTGTCACCAGCCGACGTCACCGCCGCCTTCAGCGCCGTCATGTCTCGCCTTCAGAGATT CTGTAACTGTAACTCCCAGACTCCGCCTCCCGTGAAGGTAGCGGTGGGCGGAGACCAGAGTTACCTCAGCACCGTCCTCGGCTGCTTTGTGGAGCAGCTGGCCAGCAAGACGCCTGATTGGCTGAACTACGTCCGCTTCCTGGTCGTCCCCGTCG GAGCCCACCCACTCGCCAAGTACCTGTCGTCCCTGGACGCTAAGTTCAACAGCCTGTTCATGGACGCCGGCTGGAGGGAGCTGTTCGCCCGAGTGGAGCCCCCCCCACTCG ATCCTGTTGATGTAGCAGCTCGAGTGTCTCAGTATCTTAGCGGAGCGGCGTCATCGCACCTGTGTCCGATCTCTGAGGCCATGATCACCTGCAAACACAAGAG CCCCGACGACGACTCGTGTCAGAAGTTCGTTCCGTTCATCGCC CTGGTGAACGTCGGCGTCGTGGAGCAGAACTTCCTGTCCACCTCAG TGGACTCTGATGACATCATACTGGGATCTCCTCCCTCCCAATCAGGAGCAGCGATCAGCAtcacctccacacctcccccctccccctccaccag cTGTCCAGGGGAGGTGATGGGTTTGCAGGTGGACTACTGGAGCagtcagggaggaggaggaggaggaggaggaggaggggagcggagGAAGGAGGTCGGGATGAAGAACACGCTGAAGAACAACTTCCGCTCACTGCAGGTGTCGAGGATCAGTGGAGGAGAAATGATGAGCATGACGGTGGTGACgaaagagaagaacaagaagg ttatgTTCCTCAgtaagaagatgaaggagaaggaggcggagTCGAGGAGTCAGGTGATTGAAGGAATCAGCAGGTTGATCTGTACGtccaaacaccaacacacactgagag TGTCTATAGACGGAGTCGAGTGGAGCGATGTGAAGTTCTTCCAACTCGCTGCTCAGTGGCCGACTCACGTCAAACACTTTCCTGTCGGGATCTTCAGCTACAACAAACCCTGA